The following proteins come from a genomic window of Musa acuminata AAA Group cultivar baxijiao chromosome BXJ1-7, Cavendish_Baxijiao_AAA, whole genome shotgun sequence:
- the LOC103991035 gene encoding probable NAD(P)H dehydrogenase (quinone) FQR1-like 1 isoform X2 codes for MSAPPKSEVPIITANQLAEADGVLFGFPTRFGMMAAQFKAFLDATGGLWRSQQLAGKPAGIFYSTGSQGGGQETTPLTAITQLVHHGMIFVPIGYTFGAGMFEMEKVKGGSPYGAGTYAGDGTRVPSELESEQAFHQGRYFAVMAKKLKTSA; via the exons ATGAGTGCACCTCCTAAAAGCGAAGTACCAATTATCACAGCAAACCAACTTGCTGAGGCAGATGGTGTTCTATTTGGATTTCCAACTAGATTTGGTATGATGGCTGCACAATTCAAAGCATTTCTTGATGCAACTGGAGGTCTTTGGAGATCTCAACAGCTTGCAGGCAAGCCTGCAGGAATCTTCTATAGCACTGGATCTCAAGGCGGTGGACAGGAGACTACTCC tTTGACTGCAATAACTCAGCTGGTTCACCATGGAATGATCTTTGTGCCCATTGGTTATACCTTTGGAGCTGGTATGTTTGAGATGGAGAAGGTGAAGGGAGGCAGCCCTTATGGTGCAGGCACTTATGCTGGGGATGGTACCAGAGTCCCATCTGAGCTTGAATCGGAGCAAGCTTTTCATCAGGGAAGATATTTTGCAGTAATGGCAAAGAAGCTCAAGACATCTGCTTGA
- the LOC103991035 gene encoding NAD(P)H dehydrogenase (quinone) FQR1 isoform X1, with the protein MATKVFIVYYSMYGHVERLAEEIKKGASSIEGVEAKMWQVPEILPDEVLVKMSAPPKSEVPIITANQLAEADGVLFGFPTRFGMMAAQFKAFLDATGGLWRSQQLAGKPAGIFYSTGSQGGGQETTPLTAITQLVHHGMIFVPIGYTFGAGMFEMEKVKGGSPYGAGTYAGDGTRVPSELESEQAFHQGRYFAVMAKKLKTSA; encoded by the exons ATGGCCACCAAAGTCTTTATTGT ATACTACTCTATGTATGGCCATGTTGAGAGGTTAGCTGAAGAGATAAAAAAAGGTGCCTCATCTATTGAAGGAGTGGAAGCTAAAATGTGGCAG GTACCTGAAATCCTCCCTGATGAAGTTCTTGTGAAAATGAGTGCACCTCCTAAAAGCGAAGTACCAATTATCACAGCAAACCAACTTGCTGAGGCAGATGGTGTTCTATTTGGATTTCCAACTAGATTTGGTATGATGGCTGCACAATTCAAAGCATTTCTTGATGCAACTGGAGGTCTTTGGAGATCTCAACAGCTTGCAGGCAAGCCTGCAGGAATCTTCTATAGCACTGGATCTCAAGGCGGTGGACAGGAGACTACTCC tTTGACTGCAATAACTCAGCTGGTTCACCATGGAATGATCTTTGTGCCCATTGGTTATACCTTTGGAGCTGGTATGTTTGAGATGGAGAAGGTGAAGGGAGGCAGCCCTTATGGTGCAGGCACTTATGCTGGGGATGGTACCAGAGTCCCATCTGAGCTTGAATCGGAGCAAGCTTTTCATCAGGGAAGATATTTTGCAGTAATGGCAAAGAAGCTCAAGACATCTGCTTGA